The following are from one region of the Sandaracinus amylolyticus genome:
- a CDS encoding serine/threonine-protein kinase, whose translation MRAETLGPVQASEDVAPDARAHDANVARLQRVLGLGLLLWNIVGIPNDVVVTETFGLSYTEFTIARVLATSIQLAGYVGFFLRPTPAQLRVYESLLFVGTSVGLAALNHGPGGPTPIFLSCTLLAQGITVPRPWRAGLVSLGTTWLAYPIAFVITELLTHRNAAYYDDPGAWVPLALSLGFAALSGAFLVYGGESLWALRRRALEAQRVGRYRLRERLGGGGMGEVWLAQHPGLGRPVALKLARGDAGARLANEIEILASLSHPGTVRLVDRGRTEDGRLYCAMEHVAGSTLAEVVEREGPMPIARALHVGQQIARALAEAHAAGIVHRDLKPENVMLSSSPADRDRAKLIDFGLALRIGAASEPRIESTRAARIAGSPRFMAPEQRQGATVDAPADVFALGAVLFHALTGRSPLDVDGAVSMRALMEDPTLARALPDVPEDARVVIARCLAIEPADRPPDAGAVAHALATCRDADAWDRL comes from the coding sequence ATGCGGGCTGAGACGCTCGGTCCGGTGCAGGCGAGCGAGGACGTCGCGCCCGACGCGCGCGCGCACGATGCGAACGTCGCGCGCCTGCAGCGCGTGCTCGGCCTCGGGCTCCTGCTCTGGAACATCGTCGGCATCCCCAACGACGTCGTCGTCACCGAGACGTTCGGGCTCTCCTACACCGAGTTCACGATCGCGCGCGTGCTCGCGACGTCGATCCAGCTCGCGGGCTACGTCGGGTTCTTCCTGCGCCCCACGCCGGCGCAGCTGCGTGTCTACGAGTCGCTGCTCTTCGTGGGCACGTCGGTGGGGCTCGCCGCGCTCAACCACGGACCGGGCGGGCCCACGCCGATCTTCCTCTCGTGCACGCTGCTCGCGCAGGGCATCACGGTGCCGCGCCCGTGGCGCGCGGGCCTCGTCTCGCTCGGCACCACGTGGCTCGCGTACCCGATCGCGTTCGTGATCACCGAGCTGCTCACGCATCGCAACGCCGCGTACTACGACGATCCCGGCGCGTGGGTGCCGCTCGCGCTCTCGCTCGGCTTCGCGGCGCTGAGCGGCGCGTTCCTGGTGTACGGCGGCGAGTCGCTGTGGGCCCTGCGGCGCCGCGCGCTCGAGGCCCAGCGCGTGGGCCGCTATCGACTGCGCGAGCGCCTCGGTGGTGGAGGCATGGGCGAGGTGTGGCTCGCCCAGCACCCCGGGCTCGGCCGTCCGGTCGCGCTCAAGCTCGCGCGGGGCGATGCCGGCGCGCGCCTCGCGAACGAGATCGAGATCCTCGCGTCGCTCTCGCACCCCGGCACGGTGCGGCTCGTCGACCGCGGGCGCACCGAGGACGGGCGCCTCTACTGCGCGATGGAGCACGTCGCGGGCAGCACGCTCGCCGAGGTGGTCGAGCGCGAGGGCCCGATGCCGATCGCGCGCGCGCTGCACGTCGGACAGCAGATCGCGCGTGCGCTCGCCGAGGCGCACGCAGCCGGCATCGTGCATCGCGATCTCAAGCCCGAGAACGTGATGCTGAGCTCGTCGCCCGCGGATCGCGATCGCGCGAAGCTGATCGACTTCGGGCTCGCGCTGCGCATCGGTGCGGCGTCGGAGCCGCGCATCGAGAGCACGCGCGCGGCGCGCATCGCGGGCTCGCCTCGGTTCATGGCGCCGGAGCAGCGACAGGGCGCGACCGTCGACGCGCCCGCCGACGTCTTCGCGCTGGGCGCGGTGCTCTTCCACGCGCTCACCGGTCGCTCGCCGCTCGACGTCGATGGCGCAGTGTCGATGCGCGCGCTGATGGAGGATCCGACCCTCGCACGCGCGTTGCCCGACGTGCCCGAGGACGCCCGCGTGGTGATCGCGCGCTGCCTCGCCATCGAGCCCGCGGATCGCCCGCCCGACGCGGGCGCGGTCGCGCATGCGCTCGCGACGTGTCGAGACGCCGACGCGTGGGACCGCCTCTGA
- a CDS encoding DAPG hydrolase family protein has product MTRPLPEPIVVPWTMKPLESAPVARLDHLDDGRMHLSIVHDVLHGVTPEMLSWWFRNMHGTIEIEGRAYPRYRVWHPLDHVGHRYVRNPPGGAGPGSIFHIHEVLGRNPAWRVDVLTDVTRLDVGGFAHRPRVHGIRGLVRMDYAFERVAGGTRYVNSMTIGAPVPRWLRGVNTALMRAAFPEEKGRAWLKHNVEEVGNFEHFLPALHAQQK; this is encoded by the coding sequence ATGACGAGACCGCTTCCCGAGCCGATCGTGGTGCCCTGGACGATGAAGCCGCTCGAGTCCGCGCCGGTGGCGCGCCTGGACCATCTCGACGACGGCCGCATGCACCTCTCGATCGTGCACGACGTGCTGCACGGCGTGACGCCCGAGATGCTCTCGTGGTGGTTCCGCAACATGCACGGAACGATCGAGATCGAGGGCCGCGCGTACCCGCGCTACCGCGTGTGGCACCCGCTCGATCACGTCGGGCACCGCTACGTGCGCAATCCGCCGGGGGGCGCGGGGCCGGGCTCGATCTTCCACATCCACGAGGTGCTCGGGCGCAACCCCGCGTGGCGCGTCGACGTGCTCACCGACGTGACCCGGCTCGACGTCGGGGGGTTCGCGCATCGACCGCGGGTCCACGGGATCCGCGGCCTGGTGCGCATGGACTACGCGTTCGAGCGGGTCGCGGGCGGGACCCGCTACGTGAACTCGATGACGATCGGCGCGCCGGTACCGCGCTGGTTGCGCGGGGTGAACACGGCGCTGATGCGGGCGGCGTTCCCCGAGGAGAAGGGGCGCGCCTGGCTGAAGCACAACGTCGAGGAGGTGGGGAATTTCGAGCACTTCCTGCCCGCGCTCCATGCGCAGCAGAAGTGA
- a CDS encoding AraC family transcriptional regulator, whose product MRSTMGAAPSARAVRRRQSIDLGRHPRAKLALRSVPATVLAALPATLLVTLARLGHDADAVRARAGIDASALGDPDARIPFAAHARLWEEIAALGGDVGLALGERLGTAALGVVGHAMSRAETVGDAWSVLERFRRLVLDDAVPRLRVEGDEAHLVQPLPARFARLRHPAECQAATTITTLRALVGARFDARHVAFQHAAPASIDAHRALFGTRDVVFGAAANELVIDASIRLRPNVRADPALRDYLVRRAGALEAELGEDDRLADRARREIAAALASGEPSADVLARTLGTSSRTLHRRLAAEGTSVAALLDETRRERALALVADPARSVGAIAFALGYRDATTFTRAFRRWTGVTPGAWRRA is encoded by the coding sequence ATGCGATCCACGATGGGCGCGGCGCCGAGCGCGCGCGCCGTCCGTCGCCGCCAATCGATCGACCTCGGCCGCCATCCTCGTGCGAAGCTCGCGCTGCGATCCGTGCCCGCGACCGTCCTCGCCGCGCTGCCCGCGACCTTGCTCGTGACGCTCGCTCGCCTCGGGCACGACGCCGATGCGGTGCGCGCGCGGGCCGGCATCGATGCGAGCGCGCTCGGCGATCCCGATGCGCGCATCCCGTTCGCCGCGCACGCGCGGCTCTGGGAGGAGATCGCCGCGCTCGGAGGAGACGTGGGGTTGGCGCTCGGTGAGCGGCTCGGCACCGCGGCGCTCGGGGTGGTGGGACACGCGATGTCCCGCGCCGAGACCGTCGGCGATGCGTGGTCCGTGCTCGAGCGCTTCCGTCGTCTCGTGCTCGACGACGCCGTGCCGCGGCTCCGGGTCGAGGGCGACGAAGCGCACCTCGTGCAGCCGCTGCCCGCGCGCTTCGCGAGGCTGCGTCATCCCGCGGAGTGTCAGGCCGCGACGACGATCACGACGCTGCGTGCGCTCGTCGGCGCGCGCTTCGATGCCCGTCATGTCGCGTTCCAGCACGCGGCGCCGGCGTCGATCGACGCGCATCGCGCGCTCTTCGGCACCCGAGACGTCGTGTTCGGCGCGGCGGCCAACGAGCTCGTGATCGACGCGTCGATCCGATTGCGGCCCAACGTGCGCGCCGACCCCGCGCTCCGCGACTACCTCGTGCGGCGCGCCGGCGCGCTCGAGGCCGAGCTCGGCGAGGACGATCGGCTCGCGGATCGTGCTCGACGCGAGATCGCGGCCGCGCTCGCGAGCGGCGAGCCCTCGGCCGACGTCCTCGCGCGCACGCTCGGCACGTCGTCGCGCACCCTGCATCGTCGCCTCGCCGCCGAGGGCACCAGCGTCGCGGCGCTCCTCGACGAGACGCGCCGCGAGCGTGCGCTCGCGCTGGTCGCCGATCCCGCGCGAAGTGTCGGTGCGATCGCGTTCGCGCTCGGTTACCGGGATGCCACGACGTTCACCCGCGCGTTCCGTCGATGGACCGGCGTCACACCGGGCGCGTGGCGTCGCGCGTGA
- a CDS encoding response regulator — protein sequence MPRLDTLKVLLVDDHDDGREILALYLEYEGASVAQARSGTEALELAGGERPDVVVSNVHMPGLDGLAFLRALRDQPLLAGVPAFALSGDLRLERSGRIADAGYAGFFPKPIDPEIVVRELAHLL from the coding sequence ATGCCGCGTCTCGACACGCTCAAAGTGCTCCTCGTCGACGATCACGACGATGGTCGCGAGATCCTCGCGCTCTACCTCGAGTACGAGGGCGCGTCGGTGGCACAGGCGCGCAGCGGGACCGAGGCCCTCGAGCTCGCGGGCGGCGAGCGTCCCGACGTCGTCGTCAGCAACGTCCACATGCCCGGCCTCGACGGCCTGGCGTTCCTGCGCGCGCTCCGCGATCAGCCCTTGCTCGCGGGCGTGCCCGCGTTCGCGCTCTCGGGCGATCTGCGGCTCGAGCGCTCGGGCCGCATCGCCGACGCGGGGTACGCCGGGTTCTTCCCGAAGCCGATCGATCCCGAGATCGTCGTGCGCGAGCTCGCGCACCTGCTCTAG